From Desulfobacterales bacterium, the proteins below share one genomic window:
- the dxs gene encoding 1-deoxy-D-xylulose-5-phosphate synthase, which yields MNLLDSIISPTDLKNIPRQDLPKLAREIRQLIVDVVSKTGGHLASNLGVVELTLALHYVFDVPNDKIVWDVGHQAYTHKLLTGRKERFHTLRQHEGLSGFPRRSESPYDAFSTGHSSTSISAGLGIVCAKRLSQDPSKVISVIGDGSMTAGLAYEALNQAGGLKKDLIVILNDNEMSISKNVGALSSLLSRTFSAKYLQDLRKEVGELIRSLPGIGNDAYQFAKRAEESVKAFVTPGILFEAFNFEYFGPIKGHRMDQLIDMLENIKNIDEPVLLHVATQKGRGYEPAEKNPVYFHGVGCFKIDTGDKLASQRCAPSYTEIFGNTMVELAATDDKIIAVTAAMPEGTGLVEFSNQFPDRFFDVGIAEQHGVTFAAGMATEGYKPVVAIYSTFLQRAYDQLIHDVCLEALPVTFALDRGGIVGEDGPTHHGLFDFSYLRSMPNMVVMAPKDENELRRMLKTAVDHPGPAAFRYPRGPGIGVDLEGPLTPLPIGRGEILAHGDDLLILAIGLTVSEAVTARKTLAETYGINATVVNARFVKPLDIDLISELAGKIPNILTVEENVCQGGFGSAVLEALHDAGIQGFQVKRLGIRDTFVEHGSREVLRAKYGIDADGIVKAAVSWFSLKTRQTGS from the coding sequence ATGAATTTACTTGATTCCATCATATCACCGACAGATTTAAAAAACATTCCCCGGCAGGATCTGCCCAAGCTCGCCCGGGAAATCCGCCAGCTGATTGTGGATGTCGTTTCCAAAACCGGGGGGCATCTGGCCTCCAACCTGGGGGTGGTGGAACTTACCCTGGCGCTCCACTATGTATTTGATGTGCCCAATGATAAAATTGTGTGGGATGTGGGCCATCAGGCCTATACCCATAAACTTTTGACCGGCCGCAAAGAGCGCTTTCACACCCTCCGCCAGCATGAGGGGCTCTCCGGATTTCCCAGGCGAAGCGAAAGCCCCTATGATGCGTTTTCCACCGGACACAGCTCAACATCGATTTCCGCCGGCTTAGGCATTGTTTGCGCCAAGCGCCTGAGTCAGGATCCGTCAAAAGTCATCTCTGTGATCGGCGATGGGTCCATGACCGCAGGCCTTGCCTATGAGGCCTTAAACCAGGCGGGGGGCCTGAAAAAAGACCTCATCGTGATCTTAAATGACAATGAGATGTCGATTTCCAAAAATGTGGGCGCCCTCTCCTCTCTTTTAAGCCGGACCTTCTCAGCCAAATACCTGCAGGATTTGCGAAAAGAGGTGGGCGAGCTGATCCGATCGCTGCCGGGCATCGGAAACGATGCCTACCAGTTTGCTAAGCGGGCCGAAGAATCGGTCAAAGCGTTTGTTACGCCGGGGATTTTGTTTGAAGCGTTTAATTTTGAATATTTCGGGCCCATCAAAGGGCATCGCATGGACCAGCTGATCGATATGCTGGAGAATATCAAAAACATTGACGAGCCGGTGCTCCTGCATGTGGCCACGCAGAAAGGCCGGGGATATGAGCCGGCGGAAAAAAATCCGGTCTATTTCCACGGCGTGGGCTGTTTTAAAATCGACACCGGAGACAAGCTGGCCAGCCAGCGATGCGCGCCATCATACACCGAAATATTTGGAAACACCATGGTGGAACTGGCCGCTACAGATGATAAAATTATTGCAGTCACTGCGGCCATGCCTGAGGGCACAGGGCTGGTTGAATTTTCAAACCAGTTTCCGGACCGCTTCTTTGATGTGGGCATTGCCGAGCAGCACGGGGTGACCTTTGCCGCCGGCATGGCAACGGAAGGATATAAACCCGTGGTGGCCATTTATTCCACATTCCTGCAGCGGGCCTATGATCAACTGATCCATGATGTCTGCCTGGAAGCCCTGCCGGTCACCTTTGCCTTGGACCGCGGCGGTATCGTGGGAGAAGACGGCCCCACCCACCACGGGTTGTTTGATTTTTCATATCTGCGATCCATGCCCAACATGGTGGTGATGGCGCCCAAAGACGAAAATGAACTGCGCCGGATGCTAAAAACCGCTGTCGATCATCCGGGCCCCGCTGCCTTTCGCTACCCCCGGGGGCCGGGTATCGGGGTGGATCTTGAGGGGCCTCTCACCCCTTTGCCAATCGGCCGCGGGGAAATCCTGGCCCACGGGGACGATCTGCTGATTCTGGCCATTGGCCTGACAGTCAGCGAGGCGGTTACCGCCCGGAAAACCCTGGCCGAAACCTATGGAATAAATGCCACGGTGGTAAACGCCCGGTTCGTAAAACCCCTTGACATCGACCTTATTTCTGAATTGGCCGGCAAAATCCCCAATATTTTAACCGTCGAGGAAAATGTCTGCCAGGGCGGATTCGGCAGCGCTGTTCTGGAGGCCCTGCATGATGCCGGAATCCAGGGCTTTCAGGTAAAACGCCTGGGCATCCGGGACACATTTGTTGAGCACGGCTCCCGGGAAGTGCTGCGGGCCAAATACGGTATTGATGCGGACGGCATTGTGAAGGCCGCAGTCTCCTGGTTTTCCCTTAAGACCCGTCAAACCGGCTCATGA
- a CDS encoding TlyA family RNA methyltransferase, with translation MTAPRKKRLDLLVVERGLAKSRETAQTLIMSGNILVNDQPMDKPGMQLAEDARIVSRKPDMPYVSRGGLKLAHAITEIGIDMRGLMCLDVGASTGGFTDCMLQSGAAHVYAVDVGYGQLDWRLRQDERVTVVERTNIRYVTPEILPTDFDLITIDVSFISLKIVIPAIDPFLKPDGHILALIKPQFEVGREQVGKGGVVRDENLHEAVIAELKSYFEEFGLVSEIVIPSPILGPKGNREFLMYLGR, from the coding sequence ATGACCGCCCCCCGGAAAAAACGGCTGGATCTTTTGGTGGTCGAACGGGGGCTTGCCAAAAGCCGGGAGACCGCCCAAACATTGATTATGAGCGGAAATATCCTGGTAAACGATCAGCCCATGGATAAACCCGGCATGCAATTGGCTGAAGATGCGCGCATTGTCAGCCGAAAACCCGACATGCCCTATGTGAGCCGGGGCGGACTTAAACTGGCCCACGCCATCACCGAAATCGGGATCGATATGCGCGGCTTGATGTGTCTGGATGTGGGTGCCTCCACCGGCGGATTTACGGACTGTATGCTCCAATCCGGCGCCGCCCATGTCTATGCGGTGGATGTGGGATACGGCCAGCTGGACTGGAGGCTCCGGCAGGACGAGCGGGTGACCGTTGTCGAGCGCACCAATATCCGCTACGTTACCCCGGAAATCCTGCCGACGGATTTTGACTTAATTACCATTGATGTCTCATTTATATCCTTAAAAATTGTCATCCCGGCCATCGACCCTTTTCTCAAGCCGGATGGGCACATACTGGCTTTGATCAAGCCGCAGTTTGAAGTCGGCCGGGAGCAGGTCGGCAAGGGCGGCGTGGTTCGGGATGAAAACCTGCATGAAGCGGTTATTGCTGAACTGAAAAGCTATTTTGAAGAATTTGGCCTGGTTTCCGAAATAGTCATCCCCTCCCCTATTCTCGGGCCGAAAGGCAACCGGGAATTTCTGATGTATCTGGGGCGCTAA
- the fusA gene encoding elongation factor G — protein sequence MADMAENLRNIALIGHGGSGKTTLAEVLLHNAGVTKRLGSVDEGNSVMDFEPEELKRRSSISTAFHQFEWKKTQVTLLDTPGDQNFFSDTRMCMQAADAALLVIDAINGVKVQSEQAWEFAEEFNLPVMIYINKVDRERADFYKAFEDAKNIFEPKPILLHLPIGKEEEFKGVVDLLSMKAITFADGKPQTGDIPSDMQEAAESEREAMVENIAEADDELVEKYLEGEELSQDDLYNALRKGILNRTFAPVVCGAAVKQIAVDPLYDLFVQAMPSAIDRGPKTGYEPGTENEITRNPDPSEPFSALVFKTIADPYSGRLTVFKVVSGSLGGDGTFYNPTRDAKERYSQLLRLVGKEQKQISEAGPGDIVAVAKLKETKTGDTLCDPNKKIQFKSAKPLAGVVSYAVVPKSQGDEDKIFSSLSKLMEEDSALTLERNDETRETVLKGMGQVHIETVVERLKRKYGVEVTLTVPKVPYKETIKKTVAVQGKHKKQSGGHGQYGDCWVQFEPLPKGSGFEFEDKIVGGVIPKTYIPAVEKGIYEAAQKGVLAGYPCIDFKAILYDGSYHSVDSSEMAFKIAGSLAYKKAAEQAEPTLLEPIMEVEVTTPEDFMGDVMGDLNGRRGRVLGMEGKGKNQVVRANVPMSEVLSYAPDLRSMTGGRGIFTMKFSHYDEVPAQLQQKVIEAAKAEQEG from the coding sequence ATGGCAGATATGGCTGAAAATCTGAGAAACATTGCCCTTATCGGGCACGGCGGCAGCGGCAAGACAACCCTGGCTGAAGTCCTTCTACATAACGCCGGGGTGACCAAACGACTGGGAAGCGTCGATGAAGGCAATTCAGTCATGGATTTTGAACCTGAGGAGCTGAAACGGCGCTCCAGCATCAGCACCGCGTTCCATCAGTTTGAATGGAAAAAGACACAGGTCACCCTGCTGGATACCCCGGGGGATCAGAACTTCTTCTCTGACACCCGGATGTGCATGCAGGCGGCGGATGCGGCGCTTCTCGTCATAGATGCCATTAACGGCGTCAAAGTGCAGTCCGAACAGGCATGGGAGTTTGCCGAGGAATTCAACCTGCCGGTGATGATCTATATTAATAAGGTGGACCGCGAACGCGCCGATTTCTACAAAGCCTTTGAAGATGCCAAAAATATTTTCGAGCCCAAACCGATTCTCCTTCACCTGCCCATCGGCAAGGAGGAAGAATTTAAAGGCGTGGTGGATCTGCTTAGCATGAAAGCCATTACATTTGCCGACGGCAAGCCGCAAACCGGCGATATCCCTTCGGACATGCAGGAGGCTGCTGAAAGCGAGCGGGAAGCAATGGTTGAAAACATTGCCGAAGCAGATGACGAGCTGGTGGAAAAATACCTGGAAGGCGAGGAATTATCCCAGGATGACCTCTACAATGCGCTTCGCAAAGGCATACTCAACCGCACCTTCGCGCCGGTGGTATGCGGGGCCGCGGTCAAGCAGATTGCCGTGGACCCCCTGTATGACCTGTTTGTACAGGCCATGCCCTCGGCAATTGACAGAGGCCCAAAGACCGGATACGAACCGGGCACCGAGAATGAAATCACCCGAAACCCCGATCCGTCCGAGCCTTTTTCCGCGCTGGTCTTTAAAACCATTGCCGACCCCTATTCCGGACGGCTCACCGTGTTCAAGGTGGTTTCCGGAAGCCTGGGCGGCGACGGCACATTTTACAACCCCACCCGCGACGCCAAGGAGCGCTACAGCCAGCTCCTTCGGTTGGTGGGCAAGGAACAGAAACAGATCAGCGAGGCCGGCCCCGGAGATATCGTGGCGGTGGCCAAGCTGAAAGAAACCAAAACCGGGGATACGCTTTGCGACCCGAACAAAAAAATCCAATTCAAATCCGCAAAGCCCCTGGCCGGCGTGGTCTCTTATGCGGTAGTGCCGAAGAGCCAGGGGGATGAAGACAAGATTTTCAGTTCCCTTTCCAAGCTCATGGAAGAGGACTCGGCCCTGACCCTGGAGCGAAACGATGAAACCCGGGAAACGGTGTTAAAGGGCATGGGCCAGGTCCATATTGAGACGGTTGTGGAGCGGCTCAAACGCAAATACGGCGTGGAGGTTACACTCACCGTTCCCAAGGTTCCCTATAAGGAAACCATCAAAAAAACCGTCGCCGTCCAGGGCAAACACAAGAAACAATCCGGCGGCCACGGCCAGTACGGGGACTGCTGGGTGCAGTTTGAACCCCTGCCCAAAGGCTCAGGATTTGAATTTGAGGATAAAATCGTGGGCGGGGTGATTCCCAAAACCTATATTCCGGCCGTGGAAAAAGGGATTTATGAGGCCGCCCAAAAGGGGGTCCTGGCCGGTTACCCCTGCATTGACTTTAAAGCCATCCTTTATGACGGCTCCTATCACTCGGTGGACTCATCGGAGATGGCATTTAAAATCGCCGGTTCGCTGGCTTATAAAAAGGCGGCAGAGCAGGCGGAGCCCACGCTGCTGGAGCCGATCATGGAAGTGGAGGTCACCACGCCGGAAGATTTTATGGGCGATGTCATGGGCGACTTAAACGGCCGGCGCGGCCGGGTGCTCGGCATGGAAGGTAAAGGCAAGAACCAGGTGGTCCGGGCGAATGTGCCCATGTCCGAGGTGCTGAGCTATGCCCCGGATCTCCGCTCCATGACCGGCGGCCGCGGCATTTTTACCATGAAATTCTCCCACTATGATGAAGTGCCGGCCCAGCTGCAGCAGAAAGTCATCGAAGCGGCCAAGGCCGAGCAGGAGGGATAA
- a CDS encoding GGDEF domain-containing protein, producing MTADDNHELLDGTVVIYIPWYQFVIRMGLGALTAFYFYFLPRPPLALNNTVIAILFAVFFAFHILWWQYFKKRGIGIIGVRAANWIDLLGAGTVVILDPFAIPPTLVLIVIAVIGNGIQHGHKNFIVVSGNALLVGIVAVPTHYYLIGHWPSYPFYFFCIFLLVCLHYTYFLVRGIERIKAQAEEHARKDELTGLLNRRAFLSAAGYLLSLYQRTRLPLVFVFVDLDGFKAVNDELGHAMGDRVLQQFAWLIKQNFRKTDITARIGGDEFVFLLTNSFKEDADAVMKRLNKEFIEWAESHSIRAGMSWGIEALEGKAEAPELEDIMRQADAALYAAKGRRGR from the coding sequence ATGACAGCCGATGATAACCATGAGCTTCTGGATGGCACGGTTGTAATTTATATTCCGTGGTATCAGTTTGTCATCCGGATGGGGCTTGGCGCGCTCACCGCTTTTTATTTCTATTTTTTACCCCGCCCGCCGCTGGCTTTAAATAATACGGTGATAGCCATATTATTCGCCGTGTTCTTCGCATTCCATATCCTTTGGTGGCAGTATTTTAAAAAAAGGGGCATAGGCATAATCGGCGTGCGCGCGGCCAACTGGATCGATCTGCTGGGTGCCGGCACCGTGGTTATCCTTGACCCGTTTGCCATTCCGCCCACCCTGGTTTTGATTGTTATTGCCGTTATCGGAAACGGGATTCAGCACGGGCATAAAAATTTTATCGTTGTTTCCGGCAACGCCCTTTTGGTCGGCATTGTGGCTGTTCCCACGCATTATTACCTGATCGGGCATTGGCCGTCTTATCCGTTTTATTTCTTCTGCATTTTTCTGCTGGTCTGCCTGCACTATACCTATTTTCTGGTTCGGGGTATCGAACGAATAAAAGCGCAGGCCGAGGAACATGCCCGAAAAGATGAGTTAACCGGGCTCTTAAACCGCCGCGCATTTTTATCCGCTGCCGGCTATCTGCTTTCGCTTTACCAGCGCACCCGGCTGCCGCTGGTTTTTGTTTTTGTCGATCTGGACGGGTTTAAGGCGGTCAATGACGAGCTGGGCCATGCCATGGGCGACCGGGTGCTTCAGCAGTTTGCATGGCTGATAAAGCAAAACTTTCGGAAAACGGATATTACGGCGCGAATTGGCGGTGATGAGTTTGTATTTCTTTTGACCAACAGTTTCAAAGAGGACGCTGATGCTGTAATGAAGCGGTTGAATAAAGAGTTTATCGAGTGGGCTGAAAGCCATTCAATCCGCGCGGGAATGAGCTGGGGGATTGAAGCCCTTGAAGGAAAAGCTGAAGCGCCGGAACTTGAAGATATTATGCGTCAGGCGGACGCCGCCCTTTATGCCGCCAAGGGCCGGCGGGGGAGGTGA
- a CDS encoding GDP-L-fucose synthase: MDKNAKIYVAGHNGLAGSALVRKLTARGFKNIITRSHAELDLTRQEAVESFFAKEKPEYVILAAAKVGGIVANNTYPAEFIRDNLAIQTNVIHSAWENHVKRLIFLGSSCIYPRDCPQPMKEAHLLTGPLEPTNEPYAIAKIAGIKMCQSYNRQYGTRFFAVMPTNLYGPNDNFDLETSHVLPALLRKFHEAGKNNAPYVTVWGTGSPRREFLHVEDFADACIHIFNLDGQTFDSLIQAYDTPLVNIGCGKDTTIKALAEMIRDITGFSGEMRFDTSRPDGTPQKLLDVSRLNELGWSYSVSLKEGIQQTYQWCLENSVF; the protein is encoded by the coding sequence ATGGATAAAAACGCGAAAATATATGTAGCCGGCCATAACGGTCTGGCCGGCTCTGCCCTGGTCCGAAAGCTTACCGCACGTGGCTTTAAAAACATTATCACCCGTTCACATGCGGAACTTGATCTCACCCGTCAGGAAGCGGTGGAATCCTTTTTTGCAAAAGAAAAGCCCGAATATGTCATTCTGGCAGCCGCCAAAGTGGGCGGGATTGTGGCCAATAATACCTATCCGGCGGAATTTATTCGCGACAACCTGGCCATACAGACCAACGTCATCCACTCGGCCTGGGAAAATCATGTTAAGCGATTAATTTTTCTGGGTTCATCCTGCATATATCCCCGCGACTGCCCGCAGCCCATGAAGGAGGCCCATCTTTTGACCGGGCCGCTGGAGCCCACCAACGAACCCTATGCCATTGCCAAAATTGCCGGCATTAAAATGTGCCAGTCCTATAACCGGCAGTACGGCACCCGGTTTTTTGCCGTCATGCCCACCAACCTTTACGGGCCGAATGACAATTTTGACCTGGAAACCAGCCACGTGCTGCCCGCGCTCCTGCGAAAGTTTCATGAAGCCGGAAAAAACAATGCGCCTTACGTGACGGTCTGGGGCACCGGCAGTCCCCGGCGGGAATTTCTGCATGTGGAGGATTTTGCGGATGCCTGCATCCATATATTTAACCTGGACGGACAAACCTTTGATTCGCTGATCCAGGCCTATGATACGCCGCTGGTCAATATCGGCTGCGGCAAGGATACCACCATCAAGGCGCTTGCCGAGATGATCCGGGATATAACCGGGTTTTCCGGAGAGATGAGGTTTGATACTTCCCGCCCGGATGGCACGCCTCAGAAACTCCTTGATGTCTCCCGGCTGAATGAGCTGGGCTGGTCCTATTCCGTATCTTTAAAAGAGGGGATTCAGCAGACGTATCAGTGGTGCCTTGAAAATTCCGTATTCTGA
- the gmd gene encoding GDP-mannose 4,6-dehydratase, with product MAKKALITGITGQDGAYLAEFLLDKGYSEVHGIKRRASLFNTQRVDHLYQDPHEQDLKFILHYGDLTDASNLIRIVQDVQPDEIYNLAAQSHVQVSFQSPEYTGNADGLGTLRLLEAIRILGLEKKIRFYQASTSELYGKVRETPQTEETPFYPRSPYGCAKLYSFWCTVNYREAYDMFACNGILFNHESPIRGETFVTRKITRAAARIALGLESHLYLGNLNARRDWGHAKDFVRAQWLILQQDEPEDFVIATGKQHSVRECCEKSFRNIGVFLRWEGEGTSEKGIIDDISPSAPVTALPIKHGLDKLTPGQTVVSVDHRYFRPTEVETLLGDPSKARKKLGWEPEISFDAMIAEMVEHDLMEAARESVCQRNGFPIPSSLEALM from the coding sequence TTGGCGAAAAAGGCCTTAATTACCGGCATTACCGGTCAGGACGGGGCTTACCTGGCTGAATTTTTATTGGACAAAGGCTACTCTGAGGTCCATGGCATCAAGCGCCGGGCCTCCCTGTTTAATACCCAGCGGGTGGATCATCTGTATCAGGACCCGCATGAGCAGGATCTTAAATTTATACTCCATTACGGCGATTTAACAGATGCCTCCAATCTGATCCGGATTGTCCAGGATGTGCAGCCGGATGAAATTTATAACCTGGCCGCTCAGAGCCATGTCCAGGTTTCATTTCAATCCCCGGAATACACCGGCAATGCGGACGGACTCGGCACCCTGCGCCTGCTGGAGGCGATCCGCATACTGGGGCTTGAGAAAAAGATCCGCTTTTATCAGGCATCCACTTCAGAGCTTTACGGCAAGGTGCGGGAGACGCCGCAGACCGAGGAGACGCCGTTTTATCCCCGGTCCCCGTATGGCTGCGCCAAGCTCTATTCCTTCTGGTGCACGGTTAACTACCGGGAGGCCTATGATATGTTCGCCTGCAACGGGATTTTGTTCAACCATGAATCGCCGATCCGCGGGGAGACATTTGTCACCCGGAAAATAACCCGGGCGGCGGCCCGAATCGCCCTGGGCCTGGAATCCCACCTCTACCTGGGCAATTTAAACGCCCGCCGGGACTGGGGGCATGCAAAGGATTTTGTCCGCGCCCAGTGGCTGATTCTACAGCAGGATGAGCCGGAGGATTTTGTGATTGCCACCGGAAAGCAGCATTCGGTGCGCGAATGCTGCGAAAAATCGTTCCGCAATATCGGTGTCTTTCTGCGCTGGGAAGGCGAGGGGACGAGTGAGAAGGGTATTATCGATGATATTTCCCCGTCTGCCCCTGTCACCGCCCTTCCCATCAAGCATGGATTGGACAAGTTAACCCCGGGACAGACGGTGGTTTCAGTGGATCACCGCTATTTCCGGCCAACCGAGGTGGAAACGCTTCTGGGCGATCCATCCAAGGCAAGAAAAAAACTTGGCTGGGAACCTGAAATTTCTTTTGACGCGATGATTGCCGAGATGGTCGAACATGACCTAATGGAAGCGGCCAGAGAGTCGGTGTGCCAGCGCAACGGGTTTCCGATACCCTCAAGCCTTGAGGCATTGATGTAG
- a CDS encoding Xaa-Pro peptidase family protein has protein sequence MGTIENRVADLRKKMQDENTDTFLVLIEENRRYLSGFTGEDAQFDESAGALLITPDARLLATDSRFETQAKQECPGYEVVVYQKGLAKELPNLLESLKTGRLGFESRRMSYEVYTKIKKELDEYGLAVELVPFAEMVESLRLIKDEAEIGAIQQSVLLAESAFKEFIQTIKSGLFEIDAAWALEKKMREAGAQDISFPVIAASGPNSALPHAIPMKRPFHKKEPLLFDWGAKLNGYCSDMSRTVFLGKPDKEFKEIFTIVYDAQQKAIEAIKPGMTTREIDAIARNHIKEKGYKDYFGHGLGHGVGLAVHEGPSLSPFAKREKTLSENMVFTVEPGIYLPDRGGVRLENMVVVKPDGAEVFNELEIRMDMIS, from the coding sequence ATGGGCACCATCGAAAACCGCGTGGCTGATCTGCGGAAAAAAATGCAGGATGAAAATACCGATACGTTTCTCGTATTAATTGAAGAGAACCGGCGCTATTTAAGCGGATTCACCGGAGAAGACGCCCAGTTTGACGAATCCGCCGGCGCCCTCCTGATCACCCCGGATGCGCGGCTGCTGGCCACGGATTCCCGGTTTGAAACCCAGGCCAAACAGGAATGCCCGGGCTATGAGGTGGTGGTCTATCAAAAAGGCCTGGCCAAGGAACTGCCGAACCTGCTCGAATCCCTAAAAACCGGACGCCTGGGTTTTGAGAGCCGCCGGATGTCCTATGAAGTTTATACAAAGATCAAAAAAGAACTCGATGAATACGGTCTTGCCGTAGAACTGGTCCCGTTTGCCGAAATGGTGGAATCGCTCCGTCTGATAAAGGATGAAGCAGAAATCGGCGCCATTCAGCAATCCGTGCTGCTTGCGGAATCTGCTTTCAAAGAGTTTATTCAAACGATTAAATCCGGTCTATTTGAAATTGATGCCGCCTGGGCGCTTGAAAAAAAGATGCGCGAAGCCGGCGCCCAGGACATATCTTTCCCGGTGATTGCCGCCTCCGGACCGAACTCCGCCCTGCCCCACGCCATTCCTATGAAGCGGCCCTTTCATAAAAAAGAGCCGCTTCTTTTTGACTGGGGCGCCAAATTAAATGGCTACTGCAGCGACATGAGCCGCACGGTTTTTCTGGGCAAGCCGGATAAAGAGTTTAAGGAAATATTTACCATTGTCTATGACGCCCAGCAGAAGGCCATTGAGGCCATAAAACCCGGCATGACTACCCGGGAAATCGATGCCATCGCCAGAAATCACATCAAAGAAAAGGGGTATAAAGATTATTTCGGCCACGGCCTGGGGCACGGCGTGGGCCTTGCCGTGCATGAAGGCCCTTCGCTCAGCCCGTTTGCGAAACGGGAAAAAACGCTTTCCGAAAACATGGTGTTTACCGTGGAGCCGGGCATCTATCTGCCGGACAGGGGCGGGGTTCGGCTGGAAAACATGGTGGTGGTCAAACCGGACGGCGCAGAAGTCTTTAATGAGCTTGAAATCCGAATGGATATGATTTCCTGA
- the xerD gene encoding site-specific tyrosine recombinase XerD yields MAALNLLVDQYLNYLVVEKGLSTGTIDAYARDLSRYARFLRANKISNISETDTTVILKYLLNLRDKGLGIRSRARHLVTLRGFYRFAVQEKVIKKDPARLVELPKFGVRLPDVLSFEEIKKLLDVPDTKTAKGMRDAAMLELLYAAGLRVSELIKVKMTEINLEAGFVRVFGKGAKERIVPIGGYAREKIQTYIDLGRPALVKEHLSPYLFVARAGRPMTRQGFWKLLKRYGAQGGIQKDITPHSLRHSFASHLLEGGADLRAVQMMLGHVDISTTQIYTHVARDHLKKMHAKYHPRG; encoded by the coding sequence ATGGCCGCACTCAATCTGCTGGTTGATCAATACCTTAATTACCTGGTTGTGGAAAAAGGGCTGTCGACCGGCACCATTGATGCCTATGCCCGGGATCTTTCACGCTATGCGCGGTTTTTGCGGGCAAACAAAATTTCAAATATCTCGGAAACCGATACGACAGTTATCCTGAAATACCTTTTAAATCTAAGGGACAAGGGCCTGGGCATTCGCTCCCGGGCCCGCCATCTGGTCACATTAAGGGGGTTTTACCGGTTTGCCGTGCAGGAAAAGGTGATTAAAAAAGATCCGGCCCGGCTGGTGGAACTGCCCAAATTCGGCGTTCGCCTGCCGGATGTATTGTCGTTTGAAGAGATTAAAAAGCTGCTTGACGTCCCGGATACCAAAACCGCCAAGGGGATGCGGGATGCGGCCATGCTGGAACTTTTATATGCGGCAGGCCTTCGGGTAAGTGAGCTGATCAAGGTCAAAATGACCGAAATCAATCTGGAGGCGGGATTTGTCCGCGTTTTTGGGAAAGGCGCAAAAGAAAGAATCGTGCCAATCGGCGGGTATGCCAGGGAAAAAATCCAGACCTACATCGATCTCGGCCGGCCGGCGCTGGTGAAAGAACACTTAAGCCCCTATCTTTTTGTGGCCCGGGCCGGCAGGCCCATGACCCGCCAGGGTTTCTGGAAACTTTTAAAGCGCTACGGGGCTCAGGGGGGCATCCAAAAGGATATCACCCCGCATTCTCTTCGCCATTCGTTTGCCAGCCATTTGCTTGAAGGCGGTGCGGATCTGCGGGCTGTTCAGATGATGCTCGGCCACGTGGATATTTCAACCACGCAGATCTATACACATGTCGCCCGCGATCACTTAAAAAAAATGCACGCAAAATATCACCCCAGGGGATAG
- a CDS encoding PilZ domain-containing protein, translating to MISEPPSMQKTNISAITARLFRLILKMPPEERRELLEDLESRQDAKKRQYPRKDYFMDVQYVINERLYDGYIKNISPAGIFIETAHEDTKTIQSGDPVILTFEHPDSKNPLKITGDVVRVEEGGIGVNFHQLLTTFLNG from the coding sequence ATGATCAGTGAACCGCCATCCATGCAAAAAACAAATATTTCTGCCATCACGGCCCGGCTGTTCCGCCTGATTTTAAAAATGCCGCCTGAGGAACGCCGAGAGTTACTGGAAGACCTTGAATCCCGCCAGGACGCGAAAAAGCGGCAATACCCCCGCAAAGATTATTTCATGGATGTTCAATATGTTATTAATGAACGTTTATATGACGGGTATATTAAAAACATCAGTCCGGCCGGGATTTTCATAGAAACCGCCCATGAGGATACAAAAACCATTCAAAGCGGTGATCCAGTCATTCTGACCTTTGAACATCCGGATTCCAAAAACCCGTTAAAAATCACAGGCGATGTGGTTCGGGTTGAAGAAGGCGGCATCGGGGTCAATTTTCATCAACTGTTGACCACTTTTTTAAATGGGTAA